One window of the Anaeromyxobacter dehalogenans 2CP-C genome contains the following:
- a CDS encoding M16 family metallopeptidase, producing the protein MPMRTLASLTLVALAALAAPAAAAPAASAARLPEIPDLPYVKTVLPNGLTLIVHEDHKAPIVAVNVWYHVGSKNERPGKTGFAHLFEHLMFNGSEHFDDDWFKVLERVGASDLNGTTNNDRTNYFQNVPVSALDTVLWMESDRMGHLLGAITQARLDEQRGVVQNEKRQGENQPYGRVYDVMTPSLYPKAHPYSWTVIGSMEDLQAASLADVKEWFTSYYGASNAVLVIAGDVKPDEVRKKVEHYFGDVPPGEPIAKQQAWIAKRTGEQRQVMQDRVPQARAYLVWNTPEWGHPDDDLLTLAAGVLASGKTSRLYKRLVYDERIATDVSADPGTGEIGSTFFVEATAKPGGDLAKVERAVREEVARLVAQGPTAEELVRAKTGILAGFVRGVERIGGFGGVSDVLAESQVYGGTPDAYRTRLARIRSATAAQVREACRRWLSDGVYVLSVLPFPELQAAATGADRKVRPEPGPAPAPRFPAFTRHQLSNGLKVVVAERHAVPDVQLDLLVDAGYASDQHGAPGLAKLATAMLDEGTRSRSALEISDTLQRLGARLETGADLDTSLVSMAALRANLDASLALLADVVVNPVFPEADFERLKAQQLAALGQEAVQPVTAAFRILPRLLYGEGHAYSNPLTGSGTAATVGKLSRADAARWHATWVKPNNATLVVVGDTTAAEIVPKLERLLGGWKAGEVPKKNLAQVALPAGQRVFLLDRPGSIQSVVIAGQVAPPRANPEEIAQTAMNTVLGGAFTSRLNMNLREDKHWSYGARALLTDARGQRPFFALAPVQADKTKETVLEIRKELAGIRGAKPVTAEETAVAQGTLTLSLPGRWETSRAVARSIAQIVRFGFDDRYFDGFAHKVAALGPKDLADAARMLEPERVTWVIIGDRAKIEPGLREIGLGQIQLVDADGNVKPGAAAASDGAAPRPTERSSAGPHRAARVP; encoded by the coding sequence ATGCCCATGCGCACCCTCGCGTCCCTCACCCTCGTCGCCCTCGCCGCCCTGGCCGCGCCGGCCGCCGCCGCGCCGGCCGCGTCCGCTGCGCGCCTGCCGGAGATCCCGGACCTCCCCTACGTGAAGACCGTGCTGCCGAACGGCCTCACGCTCATCGTCCACGAGGACCACAAGGCGCCGATCGTGGCGGTGAACGTCTGGTACCACGTCGGCTCCAAGAACGAGCGGCCGGGCAAGACCGGGTTCGCGCACCTCTTCGAGCACCTGATGTTCAACGGCTCGGAGCACTTCGACGACGACTGGTTCAAGGTGCTGGAGCGCGTCGGCGCCAGCGACCTGAACGGCACCACGAACAACGACCGGACCAACTACTTCCAGAACGTGCCGGTCTCGGCGCTCGACACGGTGCTGTGGATGGAGTCCGACCGCATGGGCCACCTGCTCGGCGCCATCACGCAGGCGCGCCTCGACGAGCAGCGGGGGGTGGTCCAGAACGAGAAGCGGCAGGGCGAGAACCAGCCGTACGGGCGCGTGTACGACGTGATGACGCCGTCGCTCTACCCGAAGGCGCACCCGTACTCCTGGACCGTGATCGGCTCGATGGAGGATCTGCAGGCCGCCTCGCTCGCCGACGTGAAGGAGTGGTTCACCAGCTACTACGGCGCGAGCAACGCGGTGCTGGTGATCGCCGGCGACGTGAAGCCGGACGAGGTGCGCAAGAAGGTCGAGCACTACTTCGGCGACGTCCCGCCGGGCGAGCCCATCGCGAAGCAGCAGGCCTGGATCGCGAAGCGCACCGGCGAGCAGCGCCAGGTGATGCAGGACCGCGTGCCGCAGGCCCGCGCCTACCTGGTGTGGAACACGCCGGAGTGGGGCCACCCGGACGACGACCTGCTCACGCTCGCGGCCGGGGTGCTCGCGTCGGGGAAGACCTCGCGGCTCTACAAGCGGCTGGTCTACGACGAGCGGATCGCCACCGACGTGAGCGCCGACCCGGGCACCGGCGAGATCGGCTCGACGTTCTTCGTCGAGGCGACGGCGAAGCCGGGCGGGGACCTGGCGAAGGTCGAGCGCGCCGTGCGCGAGGAGGTGGCGCGGCTCGTGGCGCAGGGGCCGACCGCGGAGGAGCTGGTGCGGGCCAAGACCGGCATCCTCGCCGGGTTCGTGCGCGGCGTGGAGCGCATCGGCGGCTTCGGCGGCGTCTCGGACGTGCTCGCCGAGAGCCAGGTCTACGGCGGGACGCCGGACGCCTACCGCACCCGGCTCGCGCGCATCCGCTCGGCCACCGCCGCCCAGGTCCGCGAGGCCTGCCGCCGCTGGCTCTCCGACGGCGTGTACGTGCTCTCGGTGCTGCCGTTCCCCGAGCTCCAGGCCGCCGCCACCGGCGCCGATCGCAAGGTGCGGCCCGAGCCCGGGCCGGCCCCGGCGCCGCGCTTCCCGGCGTTCACGCGCCACCAGCTCTCCAACGGCCTGAAGGTCGTGGTGGCCGAGCGCCACGCGGTCCCGGACGTGCAGCTCGACCTGCTCGTGGACGCGGGCTACGCCTCCGACCAGCACGGCGCGCCCGGGCTCGCGAAGCTGGCGACGGCCATGCTGGACGAGGGCACCCGCTCGCGCTCCGCGCTGGAGATCTCCGACACCCTGCAGCGGCTCGGCGCGCGCCTCGAGACCGGCGCCGACCTCGACACCTCGCTGGTGAGCATGGCGGCGCTGCGCGCGAACCTCGACGCGTCGCTCGCGCTGCTCGCCGACGTGGTGGTGAACCCGGTGTTCCCGGAGGCCGACTTCGAGCGGCTGAAGGCCCAGCAGCTCGCGGCCCTCGGGCAGGAGGCGGTGCAGCCGGTGACGGCCGCGTTCCGCATCCTGCCGCGGCTGCTCTACGGCGAGGGGCACGCCTACTCCAACCCGCTCACCGGCTCCGGCACCGCGGCCACCGTCGGGAAGCTCTCCCGCGCGGACGCGGCGCGCTGGCACGCGACCTGGGTGAAGCCGAACAACGCCACCCTGGTGGTGGTGGGCGACACGACCGCCGCGGAGATCGTGCCGAAGCTGGAGCGCCTCCTGGGCGGCTGGAAGGCGGGCGAGGTCCCGAAGAAGAACCTGGCGCAGGTGGCGCTGCCCGCCGGGCAGCGGGTGTTCCTGCTCGACCGGCCCGGGTCGATCCAGTCGGTGGTGATCGCGGGCCAGGTCGCCCCGCCGCGGGCGAACCCCGAGGAGATCGCGCAGACCGCCATGAACACGGTGCTGGGCGGCGCGTTCACCTCGCGCCTCAACATGAACCTGCGCGAGGACAAGCACTGGTCGTACGGCGCCCGGGCGCTGCTCACCGACGCCCGCGGGCAGCGGCCGTTCTTCGCGCTCGCCCCGGTGCAGGCCGACAAGACCAAGGAGACGGTGCTGGAGATCCGCAAGGAGCTGGCCGGCATCCGCGGCGCGAAGCCCGTCACCGCCGAGGAGACCGCCGTGGCGCAGGGCACGCTGACGCTGTCGCTGCCCGGCCGCTGGGAGACGTCGCGCGCGGTGGCGCGGTCGATCGCGCAGATCGTCCGCTTCGGCTTCGACGACCGCTACTTCGACGGCTTCGCGCACAAGGTGGCCGCGCTCGGCCCGAAGGACCTCGCCGACGCGGCGCGCATGCTCGAGCCGGAGCGCGTCACCTGGGTGATCATCGGCGACCGCGCCAAGATCGAGCCCGGCCTGCGCGAGATCGGCCTCGGGCAGATCCAGCTCGTGGACGCCGACGGCAACGTGAAGCCGGGGGCGGCCGCGGCATCTGACGGGGCTGCGCCCCGCCCCACGGAGCGGAGCTCCGCGGGGCCCCACCGGGCTGCGCGGGTCCCGTGA
- a CDS encoding glutathione S-transferase family protein: MKLYYAPRTRATRPRWLLEEMGVPYELVRLDRAAGALRTPEHLARHPLGRVPVLEDGDVRVFESAAICLWLAERFPEKGMLPPAGTPGRALTYQWLFFAMDELEPPLEALHGLLRPPEGERDAAAIEAQKARFLEGARVLDLALRTRPFLAGDAFGVADLVTGAVASWGKALVGGIDGMPALAAWLSGVKARPAWKRAIAD; this comes from the coding sequence ATGAAGCTCTACTACGCGCCGCGCACGCGGGCCACCCGCCCCCGCTGGCTGCTGGAGGAGATGGGCGTTCCCTACGAGCTGGTCCGGCTCGACCGCGCCGCCGGCGCGCTGCGCACGCCGGAGCACCTCGCCCGCCACCCGCTGGGCCGCGTGCCGGTGCTGGAGGACGGCGACGTCCGCGTCTTCGAGTCGGCCGCGATCTGCCTGTGGCTCGCCGAGCGCTTCCCGGAGAAGGGGATGCTCCCGCCGGCCGGGACGCCCGGCCGCGCGCTCACCTACCAGTGGCTGTTCTTCGCCATGGACGAGCTGGAGCCGCCGCTCGAGGCGCTGCACGGGCTCCTCCGCCCGCCCGAGGGCGAGCGCGACGCGGCCGCGATCGAGGCCCAGAAGGCCCGGTTCCTGGAGGGGGCGCGCGTCCTCGACCTCGCGCTCCGGACGCGCCCGTTCCTCGCCGGGGACGCGTTCGGCGTGGCCGACCTCGTCACCGGCGCGGTGGCCTCCTGGGGCAAGGCGCTGGTGGGCGGCATCGACGGGATGCCGGCGCTCGCCGCCTGGCTCTCCGGCGTGAAGGCGCGGCCCGCCTGGAAGCGGGCCATCGCCGACTGA
- a CDS encoding RluA family pseudouridine synthase produces the protein MGTPAAPELLRVPREAAGARLDRWLAAALGATAERARWLVETGRVRIRGKTCSPHRKLFGGEEVAVERPAPRAAEASGPALAVLYDDADCLVVAKPPGLAVEAGAPGGASAVAAASRLGAFDVDGRAAPGLAHRLDRDTSGALLLARHDRALAALRAAFEAGAIEKEYLALVAGAPPPEGRLDTPYGRDPEDPRRFTTRFPSPRRARLSWKVERPLRGAALLRVRLETGRTHQIRVQLAEAGFPVLGDAVYGVRGEAIARQALHAERLAFPRPSDGARVEVRAPVPEDLERAIAALAAAP, from the coding sequence GTGGGTACGCCCGCCGCGCCGGAGCTCCTGCGCGTGCCCCGCGAGGCGGCCGGCGCCCGGCTGGACCGCTGGCTGGCCGCGGCGCTCGGCGCGACCGCGGAGCGCGCCCGCTGGCTGGTGGAGACGGGCCGGGTGCGCATCCGCGGGAAGACCTGCTCGCCGCACCGCAAGCTGTTCGGCGGCGAGGAGGTCGCGGTCGAGCGCCCCGCCCCGCGCGCCGCCGAGGCGTCGGGCCCGGCGCTGGCGGTGCTGTACGACGACGCGGACTGCCTGGTCGTCGCGAAGCCGCCCGGGCTCGCGGTGGAGGCGGGGGCGCCCGGGGGCGCGTCGGCCGTGGCGGCGGCGAGCCGGCTCGGCGCGTTCGACGTGGACGGCCGCGCCGCGCCCGGCCTGGCGCACCGGCTCGATCGCGACACGAGCGGCGCGCTGCTGCTGGCGCGCCACGACCGGGCGCTGGCGGCGCTGCGCGCCGCGTTCGAGGCCGGCGCGATCGAGAAGGAGTACCTGGCGCTGGTGGCGGGCGCCCCGCCGCCGGAGGGGCGGCTCGACACGCCCTACGGCCGCGACCCGGAGGACCCGCGCCGCTTCACCACCCGCTTCCCGTCCCCGCGGCGCGCGCGGCTGTCCTGGAAGGTGGAGCGCCCGCTCCGCGGCGCCGCGCTCCTGCGGGTCCGGCTGGAGACCGGGCGCACCCACCAGATCCGCGTGCAGCTCGCAGAGGCCGGGTTCCCGGTGCTGGGCGACGCGGTGTACGGGGTCCGCGGCGAGGCGATCGCGCGGCAGGCGCTCCACGCCGAGCGGCTGGCGTTCCCGCGCCCGTCGGACGGCGCGCGCGTGGAGGTGCGCGCGCCGGTGCCCGAGGACCTGGAGCGCGCGATCGCGGCGCTCGCGGCCGCCCCGTAG
- a CDS encoding DoxX family protein gives MMRFLETDDSTTRLFQRAVLGLVIFPHGAQKLLGWFGGRGLDATLTGFTQGMGMPWLLALLVVLAESVGALMLVAGVLSRLAALGIASVMVGAIVTVHGQHGFFAPDGFEYHLLALGLALPLVVTGGGRLSVDRALVRRRSAGRAPSALPAEG, from the coding sequence ATGATGCGCTTCCTCGAGACCGACGACTCCACCACCCGCCTGTTCCAGCGCGCCGTGCTGGGCCTGGTGATCTTCCCGCACGGCGCGCAGAAGCTCCTCGGCTGGTTCGGCGGCCGCGGCCTGGACGCCACGCTGACCGGCTTCACCCAGGGCATGGGCATGCCCTGGCTCCTCGCGCTGCTCGTGGTGCTCGCCGAGTCGGTGGGCGCGCTCATGCTCGTGGCGGGCGTGCTCTCGCGCCTGGCGGCGCTCGGCATCGCCTCGGTGATGGTCGGCGCGATCGTCACCGTGCACGGTCAGCACGGGTTCTTCGCGCCGGACGGCTTCGAGTACCACCTGCTCGCGCTCGGCCTGGCGCTCCCGCTCGTCGTGACCGGCGGCGGTCGCCTCTCGGTGGACCGCGCGCTGGTGCGCCGGCGCTCCGCCGGGCGCGCCCCCTCGGCGCTCCCGGCGGAAGGCTAG
- a CDS encoding aspartyl/asparaginyl beta-hydroxylase domain-containing protein: MNPALVLKLGAVGTLVGSAAYVHLRGRVRHSFLRQLTDHSTFLAPLNALVYLASAVPGRPFLDLGDFPALAPLQAHWREIRDEALRLQSEERIRAADGHVDAGFNSFFRRGWKRFYLKWYGEPLPSARARCPRTVELLEAIPGVRAAMFALLPPGGTLMEHRDPFAGSIRYHLGLVTPGSDACRIVVDGEPYAWHDGEAVLFDETYVHHAVNQTDRARIILFCDVERPMRWRAAARLNRWLGDHLMRASRTRNEDGEEIGWVNRAFSRVYQVRLVGKRLKAWNRPTYYAVKFALLGGLAWLLLA; encoded by the coding sequence GTGAACCCCGCCCTCGTGCTGAAGCTCGGCGCCGTGGGCACGCTGGTCGGCTCCGCCGCCTACGTGCACCTCCGCGGCCGCGTCCGCCACTCCTTCCTCCGGCAGCTCACCGACCACTCGACGTTCCTCGCGCCGCTGAACGCGCTCGTCTACCTCGCCTCCGCGGTCCCGGGCCGCCCGTTCCTCGACCTCGGCGACTTCCCCGCGCTCGCGCCGCTCCAGGCGCACTGGCGGGAGATCCGCGACGAGGCGCTGCGCCTCCAGTCCGAGGAGCGCATCCGCGCGGCGGACGGCCACGTGGACGCGGGGTTCAACTCGTTCTTCCGCCGCGGCTGGAAGCGCTTCTATCTGAAGTGGTACGGCGAGCCGCTCCCCTCGGCGCGCGCCCGCTGCCCGCGCACGGTGGAGCTGCTCGAGGCGATCCCCGGGGTGCGCGCGGCCATGTTCGCGCTCCTGCCGCCGGGCGGGACGCTCATGGAGCACCGCGATCCGTTCGCGGGCTCGATCCGCTACCACCTCGGCCTGGTCACGCCCGGCTCGGACGCCTGCCGCATCGTGGTGGACGGCGAGCCCTACGCCTGGCACGACGGCGAGGCGGTGCTGTTCGACGAGACCTACGTCCACCACGCGGTGAACCAGACCGACCGCGCCCGCATCATCCTGTTCTGCGACGTCGAGCGGCCGATGCGCTGGCGCGCCGCCGCCCGCCTCAACCGCTGGCTCGGCGATCACCTGATGCGCGCCAGCCGGACCCGGAACGAGGACGGCGAGGAGATCGGCTGGGTGAACCGCGCCTTCTCGCGCGTCTACCAGGTGCGGCTGGTGGGCAAGCGGCTCAAGGCCTGGAACCGGCCCACCTACTACGCGGTGAAGTTCGCGCTGCTCGGCGGCCTGGCCTGGCTGCTGCTGGCGTGA
- a CDS encoding CGNR zinc finger domain-containing protein: MTQPPFQFDLSGGRLCLDFANTVGGMRGVTPRERLAGYPDLVEFARQTGAVDDAGARRLLAEARRRPAEADRAFADAIALREALYRIFLARAQRRPPSGEDAERLSTALGAALAHRRLERRGEAFALAWDADPGALDAPLWPVVLSAADVLTSGAEADRVRVCGLFETHECSWLFVDETRAGTRRWCSMQDCGNKAKARRHHQRAREQRDG, from the coding sequence GTGACCCAGCCTCCCTTCCAGTTCGACCTCTCCGGCGGGCGCCTCTGCCTGGACTTCGCGAACACCGTCGGCGGGATGCGCGGGGTGACGCCGAGGGAGCGCCTGGCCGGCTACCCGGATCTCGTCGAGTTCGCGCGGCAGACCGGCGCGGTGGACGACGCGGGCGCCCGCCGGCTCCTGGCCGAGGCGCGCCGGCGCCCCGCCGAGGCGGACCGCGCGTTCGCGGACGCGATCGCGCTGCGCGAGGCGCTGTACCGGATCTTCCTGGCGCGCGCGCAGCGGCGGCCGCCGTCCGGCGAGGACGCGGAGCGGCTCTCGACCGCGCTGGGCGCGGCGCTCGCGCACCGGCGGCTGGAGCGCCGCGGCGAGGCGTTCGCGCTGGCCTGGGACGCGGACCCGGGCGCGCTCGACGCGCCGCTCTGGCCGGTGGTCCTCTCCGCGGCCGACGTGCTCACGTCCGGCGCCGAGGCCGACCGGGTGCGCGTCTGCGGGCTGTTCGAGACGCACGAGTGCAGCTGGCTGTTCGTGGACGAGACGCGCGCCGGCACCCGCCGCTGGTGCTCGATGCAGGACTGCGGCAACAAGGCGAAGGCGCGCCGCCACCATCAGCGCGCCCGCGAGCAGCGGGACGGCTAG
- a CDS encoding WD40/YVTN/BNR-like repeat-containing protein — translation MSFTETDFRFLGIGADGTAYAVNLSGPMRIHASTDGRTWTPRGPTPGGRGVRVFTTLSGGALLADTADATGHVISRSGDGGRTWTDVLSLGDYRMLTPGSVAELGGETFLLEYQSFTGASVPIRLWASADGGLTWAVRAETSEHRHGHGLLADPAAGALWIFYGDRAGGTYLSFDGGRTQTLARGPLEGGVLVRAVATPQGLLGGIDSPFTLVEPRVITLSFGGEYAAGFRLPGPSYSALALRGGGYLVGAAHEPAGDVYPDGDVSAHLFASADGDAFDEVFACARLDPARTARADAYWQLAGGDVVVEVQNCDGFGPGGAGYVLLAPSGAP, via the coding sequence GTGTCGTTCACCGAGACCGACTTCCGGTTCCTCGGGATCGGCGCGGACGGGACCGCCTACGCCGTGAACCTCTCCGGGCCCATGCGGATCCACGCCAGCACGGACGGTCGCACCTGGACGCCGCGCGGCCCGACGCCGGGCGGGCGCGGGGTGCGCGTCTTCACCACCCTCTCGGGCGGCGCGCTGCTCGCCGACACGGCCGACGCGACCGGCCACGTGATCTCGCGGTCCGGCGACGGCGGCCGGACCTGGACCGACGTCCTCTCGCTGGGCGACTACCGGATGCTGACCCCGGGCAGCGTGGCGGAGCTGGGCGGCGAGACGTTCCTGCTCGAGTACCAGTCGTTCACCGGCGCCAGCGTGCCCATCCGGCTGTGGGCGAGCGCCGACGGCGGCCTCACCTGGGCGGTGCGCGCCGAGACCTCCGAGCACCGCCACGGCCACGGGCTGCTCGCCGACCCCGCCGCGGGGGCGCTCTGGATCTTCTACGGCGACCGGGCCGGCGGCACGTACCTCTCCTTCGACGGCGGCCGCACCCAGACGCTGGCGCGCGGCCCGCTGGAGGGCGGCGTGCTGGTGCGGGCGGTGGCGACGCCCCAGGGGCTCCTCGGCGGGATCGACTCGCCGTTCACGCTGGTCGAGCCGCGGGTGATCACGCTGTCGTTCGGCGGCGAGTACGCGGCCGGCTTCCGGCTGCCCGGCCCGAGCTACTCGGCGCTCGCGCTGCGCGGGGGCGGCTACCTCGTCGGCGCCGCGCACGAGCCCGCCGGCGACGTCTACCCGGACGGCGACGTGTCGGCCCACCTGTTCGCGTCCGCGGACGGCGACGCGTTCGACGAGGTGTTCGCCTGCGCGCGGCTCGACCCCGCCCGGACCGCGCGCGCCGACGCGTACTGGCAGCTCGCCGGCGGGGACGTGGTGGTGGAGGTCCAGAACTGCGACGGCTTCGGGCCGGGCGGCGCGGGGTACGTGCTGCTCGCGCCCTCGGGCGCGCCCTGA
- a CDS encoding ATP-dependent helicase: MLDLSTLNPPQREAVMTTEGPLLVLAGAGSGKTRVIAHRVAYLLVQGVDPEQVLAVTFTNKAAGEMRERVAALAGPPGVDVFVSTFHSFGLWLLQQEHEAAGLPRRFAICDAGDQLALVKRCMREVSVDDRKFDAHRVLSLVSRAKNAGKKRIVPREAGQGDDYDLVAAEVYPRYEKALRAMRSVDFDDLIARPVAMLAHDPALRARCQERFRYLLVDEYQDTNAAQLELLKLLSGERRNVCAVGDDDQAIYGWRGAEVKNILRFERHFPGAKEVRLEQNYRSTGHILACANAVIAKNAARKPKALFTADGPGEPVRVVAMPEEEDEARFVAEEIARQRGEGRPWSHFAVLFRLNALSRPFEEAFREASMPYRVHGGPAFFDRSEVRDLLAYLKLCVQPEDDVSLSRIVNVPPRGIGDTSMERVHDWAIPRKLHLLEAMRRAAEIPDLPRGAAEKVGAFVALVDRFQARFREGPVSEAARALVAEVDLFSHVRAGVQSLEAGTRRVDALEGLLRSLDGYVQRTARPSLATWLQRLALDSREEEDPDGEGGITLMTLHAAKGLEFPVVFLVGVEEDYLPCAGIQGEARDLDEERRLAYVGITRARERLYLTRVAARSKRGKLLPRTPSRFLDDLPAGAHEQVDPAALAAPPQDVAAHTESVMAALRARLGGR; the protein is encoded by the coding sequence ATGCTCGACCTCTCCACCCTCAACCCGCCGCAGCGCGAGGCGGTGATGACCACCGAGGGCCCGCTGCTGGTGCTCGCGGGCGCGGGCTCGGGCAAGACCCGCGTCATCGCGCACCGGGTCGCCTACCTGCTCGTACAGGGCGTGGACCCGGAGCAGGTGCTCGCCGTCACGTTCACCAACAAGGCGGCGGGCGAGATGCGCGAGCGGGTGGCCGCGCTGGCCGGTCCGCCCGGGGTGGACGTGTTCGTCTCCACCTTCCACAGCTTCGGCCTGTGGCTCCTCCAGCAGGAGCACGAGGCCGCCGGCCTGCCGCGCCGCTTCGCCATCTGCGACGCCGGCGACCAGCTCGCGCTCGTGAAGCGCTGCATGCGCGAGGTGAGCGTGGACGACCGGAAGTTCGACGCGCACCGGGTGCTCTCGCTCGTGTCCCGCGCGAAGAACGCCGGCAAGAAGCGGATCGTGCCGCGCGAGGCGGGGCAGGGCGACGACTACGACCTCGTCGCCGCCGAGGTGTACCCGCGCTACGAGAAGGCGCTCCGCGCCATGCGCTCGGTGGACTTCGACGACCTCATCGCCCGGCCGGTGGCGATGCTGGCGCACGACCCCGCGCTGCGCGCCCGCTGCCAGGAGCGCTTCCGCTACCTGCTGGTGGACGAGTACCAGGACACCAACGCCGCCCAGCTCGAGCTGCTGAAGCTCCTCTCCGGCGAGCGGCGGAACGTGTGCGCGGTGGGCGACGACGACCAGGCCATCTACGGCTGGCGCGGCGCCGAGGTGAAGAACATCCTGCGCTTCGAGCGCCACTTCCCCGGCGCGAAGGAGGTCCGGCTCGAGCAGAACTACCGCTCCACCGGCCACATCCTCGCCTGCGCCAACGCGGTCATCGCGAAGAACGCCGCCCGCAAGCCGAAGGCGCTGTTCACCGCCGACGGCCCCGGCGAGCCGGTGCGCGTGGTTGCCATGCCCGAGGAGGAGGACGAGGCGCGCTTCGTGGCCGAGGAGATCGCCCGCCAGCGCGGCGAGGGCCGGCCGTGGAGCCACTTCGCGGTGCTGTTCCGGCTGAACGCGCTCTCGCGTCCGTTCGAGGAGGCGTTCCGCGAGGCCTCCATGCCGTACAGGGTGCACGGCGGGCCCGCGTTCTTCGACCGCTCCGAGGTGCGCGACCTGCTCGCCTACCTCAAGCTCTGCGTCCAGCCCGAGGACGACGTGTCGCTCTCGCGCATCGTGAACGTGCCGCCGCGCGGGATCGGCGACACGTCCATGGAGCGGGTGCACGACTGGGCCATCCCGCGGAAGCTCCACCTGCTCGAGGCGATGCGCCGGGCCGCGGAGATCCCCGACCTGCCGCGCGGCGCGGCGGAGAAGGTCGGCGCGTTCGTGGCGCTGGTGGACCGCTTCCAGGCGCGCTTCCGCGAGGGGCCGGTGTCGGAGGCCGCGCGCGCGCTGGTGGCGGAGGTGGACCTGTTCAGCCACGTGCGCGCCGGCGTCCAGTCGCTCGAGGCGGGGACGCGTCGGGTGGACGCGCTGGAGGGCCTGCTGCGCTCGCTCGACGGCTACGTCCAGCGCACCGCGCGCCCCTCGCTCGCCACCTGGCTGCAGCGCCTCGCGCTCGACTCGCGCGAGGAGGAGGATCCGGACGGGGAGGGCGGGATCACGCTCATGACGCTGCACGCGGCGAAGGGGCTCGAGTTCCCGGTGGTGTTCCTCGTCGGCGTCGAGGAGGACTACCTCCCCTGCGCCGGGATCCAGGGTGAGGCCCGCGACCTCGACGAGGAGCGGCGGCTCGCGTACGTGGGCATCACCCGGGCGCGCGAGCGGCTGTACCTGACGCGCGTCGCGGCGCGCTCCAAGCGCGGGAAGCTCCTGCCCCGCACCCCGTCGCGCTTCCTCGACGACCTGCCCGCCGGGGCCCACGAGCAGGTGGACCCGGCCGCGCTCGCCGCGCCGCCGCAGGACGTGGCGGCGCACACCGAGAGCGTCATGGCGGCGCTGCGGGCCCGCCTGGGCGGCCGCTGA
- a CDS encoding MFS transporter: MQAQGDERRRAPERIPTGVWVLGGVSLLMDVSSEMIHALLPLFMVTALGAGALMVGVVEGLAESTALVVKVFSGVLSDALGRRKALAVAGYALGAATKPLFALAPTAAVVLGARLLDRVGKGIRGAPRDALVADITPPALRGAAFGLRQALDTVGAFAGPLLATGLMLLWANDFRRVFWVAVIPGALSVALLWLGLREPEHHGDGRRANPLRRDSLRRLGPRYWWVVGVGAVFTLARFSEAFLVLRAQRGGVPLALVPLVMVAMNLVYALTAYPSGRLSDRVSRRGLLAAGLAVLVAADLVLAMEGGWPVVLAGVALWGVHMGITQGLFATLVADTAPPDLRGTAFGVFNLLAGIATLVASAVAGLLWERLGAPFTFRAGAAFCLLALAGLAWRPRALRA, translated from the coding sequence GTGCAGGCGCAGGGCGACGAGCGGCGGCGCGCGCCGGAGCGGATCCCCACCGGCGTGTGGGTGCTGGGCGGCGTCAGCCTGCTCATGGACGTCTCCTCGGAGATGATCCACGCGCTCCTGCCGCTGTTCATGGTGACCGCGCTCGGCGCGGGCGCGCTGATGGTGGGCGTGGTCGAGGGGCTGGCCGAGTCCACCGCGCTCGTGGTGAAGGTGTTCTCGGGCGTGCTGAGCGACGCGCTCGGGCGGCGCAAGGCGCTGGCCGTGGCCGGCTACGCGCTGGGCGCGGCGACGAAGCCGCTCTTCGCCCTGGCGCCGACCGCGGCGGTGGTGCTCGGGGCCCGGCTGCTGGATCGCGTCGGCAAGGGCATCCGCGGCGCGCCGCGCGACGCGCTGGTGGCCGACATCACCCCGCCGGCCCTGCGCGGCGCCGCGTTCGGCCTGCGCCAGGCGCTCGACACGGTGGGCGCGTTCGCCGGGCCGCTCCTCGCGACGGGGCTGATGCTGCTGTGGGCGAACGACTTCCGGCGGGTGTTCTGGGTGGCGGTGATCCCGGGGGCGCTCTCGGTCGCGCTGCTCTGGCTCGGGCTGCGCGAGCCGGAGCACCACGGCGACGGCCGGCGCGCGAACCCGCTCCGCCGCGACAGCCTGCGGCGCCTCGGCCCGCGGTACTGGTGGGTGGTCGGCGTGGGCGCCGTGTTCACGCTCGCCCGCTTCAGCGAGGCGTTCCTCGTCCTGCGCGCGCAGCGGGGCGGCGTCCCCCTGGCGCTCGTGCCGCTCGTCATGGTCGCGATGAACCTGGTGTACGCGCTGACCGCCTATCCCTCGGGCCGCCTGTCGGATCGCGTGAGCCGCAGGGGACTGCTGGCGGCGGGCCTGGCCGTCCTCGTCGCCGCCGACCTCGTGCTGGCGATGGAGGGCGGCTGGCCGGTGGTCCTCGCCGGCGTGGCGCTGTGGGGCGTGCACATGGGCATCACGCAGGGCCTGTTCGCCACGCTGGTGGCCGACACCGCCCCGCCGGACCTGCGCGGGACCGCGTTCGGCGTCTTCAACCTGCTCGCCGGGATCGCCACGCTCGTGGCGAGCGCGGTCGCGGGCCTCCTGTGGGAGCGGCTGGGCGCGCCCTTCACGTTCCGCGCCGGGGCGGCGTTCTGCCTGCTGGCGCTGGCCGGGCTCGCGTGGCGGCCCCGCGCGCTGCGCGCCTGA